The Spirosoma radiotolerans genome has a window encoding:
- a CDS encoding TetR/AcrR family transcriptional regulator, whose product MKGTKEKLIEAAVVALNRDESATIEQIAAVAGVTRRTVHRYFNDRSTLVHECKQTMLRVCNLKMTEAYQSSQQPALQLENMFYAALEVGIQYSFVKKLFKRNQYTDLVDKHELAYDDVKANWFKLVERLQQQGAIDKKLSIPWIYNLFGGMVDIAIDAQQAGDVARNDIKTFSWTSFKGSIGLQ is encoded by the coding sequence ATGAAAGGGACGAAGGAAAAATTGATTGAAGCGGCAGTTGTTGCCCTCAACCGAGATGAATCGGCCACCATTGAACAGATCGCTGCCGTGGCCGGAGTGACCCGACGAACGGTACATCGCTATTTCAACGACCGGAGTACATTGGTGCATGAATGTAAACAAACGATGCTCCGAGTTTGCAATCTCAAAATGACGGAGGCCTACCAAAGTAGTCAGCAACCCGCCCTTCAGCTTGAAAACATGTTCTATGCCGCTTTGGAAGTAGGAATTCAATATTCGTTTGTCAAAAAACTCTTCAAGCGCAATCAGTACACGGATCTGGTTGACAAACATGAACTGGCCTATGATGATGTGAAAGCCAACTGGTTTAAGTTAGTCGAGCGCCTTCAGCAACAGGGAGCCATTGATAAAAAGCTATCCATTCCCTGGATCTACAATTTGTTTGGCGGTATGGTCGACATCGCTATCGACGCTCAGCAAGCAGGCGACGTGGCTCGCAACGACATTAAAACATTTTCGTGGACCTCATTCAAAGGAAGTATTGGCCTTCAATAA
- a CDS encoding HupE/UreJ family protein, producing the protein MRNRLDQAIIQSFLLFVMVSAPCWGHGFGGNGLLHPLTGPDHVLAMLAVGIWSAQVGGLALYMVPGCFLGMMVVGGLVGLCQLVEQSSELMIALSVLVVGGAILLDRRISGWITSVGVGSFGFSHGLAHGLEMNQTVTPITYMIGFLITTLGLHLIGAVGALLLLEDKHGRRYIQLLGAGIGLLGVWLLLK; encoded by the coding sequence ATGAGAAACAGGCTTGATCAAGCTATAATACAGAGTTTCCTGCTATTTGTCATGGTCAGTGCCCCCTGTTGGGGTCATGGCTTTGGGGGCAATGGCCTGCTTCACCCACTGACGGGACCAGACCATGTGCTGGCTATGCTGGCCGTTGGCATCTGGAGTGCTCAGGTAGGGGGCCTAGCTCTGTACATGGTGCCCGGCTGTTTCTTGGGCATGATGGTGGTAGGGGGATTAGTAGGTCTTTGTCAGCTTGTGGAGCAATCGAGTGAGTTGATGATTGCCTTATCCGTGCTTGTAGTAGGGGGAGCCATTCTATTGGATAGACGTATATCTGGCTGGATTACCAGTGTAGGAGTAGGATCGTTTGGTTTTAGTCATGGCTTAGCACATGGCCTGGAAATGAATCAGACGGTGACACCGATAACTTATATGATTGGTTTTTTGATTACCACGCTGGGCCTTCACCTGATCGGGGCCGTGGGCGCTTTGTTGCTCCTGGAAGACAAGCATGGCCGCCGGTACATACAGCTGCTGGGTGCCGGAATAGGGCTACTTGGCGTTTGGTTATTATTAAAATAA
- a CDS encoding SusC/RagA family TonB-linked outer membrane protein, whose amino-acid sequence MTIQKCICRIGRFTQFILLNVLLSKLLIVNAGVPTQRTTADILISGKVIDSETQTAVPGVNIIIKGTGTGTTTDTEGNYKISVPNTLATLVFSFVGYVSQEVKVGNRSTVNITLVSDAKALGEVVVIGYGTVKKSDLTGAVATIKGEELMDKPVPNVSQALQGKIAGVEVSVNSNAPGAAAKVRVRGLGSINSNIDPLYVVDGVIGVDGNSINPNDIASLEVLKDASSTAIYGARGANGVILITTKRGRSGAARVTYSGDVNVSELYRHVKTLNSDEFVQVYNQAFANGSKFDPNGATWTPLAPLDHAHFPLLFDTNNKPLYNTNWEKEVYKPAFSQNQNLNIQGGNDKTVYSLSLGYLDQNGLMINSGFKRYSVRLTLDNNVNKWLKIGGTVSVINSRQKVVSDGNGGLNVPRAVTEEVPIVPVKYPDGTWAGNNDIAGLEGAPNPVNTATNRYTLNNTLQALGNVYMLFHITKDLDFRTDLGYNVNYQKNNFFSSQNLPHISADQGGIAGITNNSTQYWQSENYLTWNKTINEHQHLTALLGASWQQYNQETNYVETQNFIDDIFQWHNLGSGSVKSSSTSSDYQWAMNSYYARLSYNLNEKYLFTATGRYDGSSKFGANNKYAFFPSAGAAWRVSEEDFLKGNKTITNLKVRASYGLSGNQEIGQYRSIAQIQPTNTILGGTQQSALLPSYLGNPNLKWEKSQQFDAGVELGIGEAINLTVDYYNRVTKDLLLQAPIPWSAGEQNANVYQNIGSVRNSGIEVSLNSTNIRKNNFTWTSSVVFASNRNRILKLNNGNADIFPGPNFLGQTNILRVGEPIGSLWGMTRLGTYGSNEADEAAKHNLKPGDRKYIYNADGSNYYSIIGRTTPKWTGVLSNTFKYGNWDLTADIRFVQGINTAATFKHSTEDRQTLANSLATVLDAWTPDHQNTMISQVRNYKFAQDSHFDTWWVEDGSFIRGQNFVLGYNFANSALQRLKVNRLRVYASVQNLFIITKYSGYDPEVDTFNAGYGSNSAFSQNLDFFSYPRPRVWNLGVNLTF is encoded by the coding sequence ATGACTATACAGAAATGCATCTGTAGAATTGGCAGGTTTACGCAGTTTATTCTGTTAAATGTTTTATTGTCAAAACTACTCATTGTGAACGCTGGTGTTCCTACTCAAAGAACGACAGCAGATATACTTATTTCCGGAAAAGTTATCGATTCGGAAACTCAAACAGCAGTGCCGGGGGTGAACATTATTATTAAAGGAACCGGGACCGGAACAACAACAGATACAGAGGGAAATTATAAAATTTCTGTGCCAAATACTTTGGCAACTTTAGTATTCAGCTTTGTCGGTTATGTCAGTCAGGAAGTAAAAGTTGGAAACCGGAGCACGGTCAACATTACGCTGGTATCCGACGCAAAAGCCCTCGGTGAAGTCGTGGTTATTGGTTACGGCACAGTAAAGAAATCTGACTTGACTGGGGCGGTAGCGACGATCAAAGGAGAGGAGCTGATGGACAAACCCGTACCCAACGTCTCGCAGGCATTGCAGGGAAAAATAGCTGGGGTTGAGGTCAGCGTAAACAGCAACGCACCCGGAGCAGCCGCCAAAGTACGGGTTCGTGGTTTAGGGTCGATCAACTCGAACATCGACCCGCTCTACGTTGTCGACGGCGTGATTGGGGTGGATGGCAACTCCATTAATCCAAATGACATTGCATCACTGGAAGTACTGAAAGATGCCTCGTCAACGGCAATTTATGGGGCGCGGGGTGCCAACGGGGTTATTCTGATTACTACCAAACGGGGCCGGTCAGGCGCTGCCCGTGTTACGTATTCCGGCGATGTAAACGTGAGCGAACTGTACCGTCATGTCAAAACGCTGAATTCGGATGAGTTTGTCCAGGTCTATAATCAGGCGTTCGCCAATGGCAGCAAGTTCGACCCCAACGGCGCGACCTGGACACCCCTGGCTCCGCTCGACCACGCTCATTTTCCACTGCTGTTCGACACGAACAACAAGCCTCTGTATAACACCAATTGGGAAAAAGAAGTCTACAAGCCTGCTTTCTCCCAGAATCAGAATCTGAACATTCAGGGGGGGAACGATAAAACCGTATACAGCCTATCACTGGGATATCTGGATCAGAATGGCCTGATGATCAACTCCGGTTTTAAGCGGTACTCGGTTCGGTTAACGCTCGATAACAACGTTAACAAATGGTTGAAAATAGGTGGTACTGTTTCCGTTATCAACAGCCGGCAAAAGGTAGTTTCGGATGGAAACGGTGGCTTGAACGTTCCCCGCGCTGTTACGGAAGAAGTGCCGATTGTACCGGTAAAATACCCGGATGGTACCTGGGCGGGTAATAATGACATTGCTGGTCTGGAAGGAGCCCCTAACCCGGTCAATACGGCCACGAATCGGTACACGCTCAATAACACGCTGCAGGCGTTGGGCAACGTATATATGCTGTTCCACATCACTAAAGACCTGGACTTCAGAACGGATTTGGGCTACAACGTAAATTACCAGAAAAACAACTTCTTCTCTTCTCAGAACCTGCCGCACATCTCGGCGGATCAGGGTGGGATTGCTGGTATCACCAACAACTCGACCCAGTATTGGCAGTCGGAAAATTACCTGACCTGGAACAAAACCATTAATGAGCATCAACACCTGACCGCCTTGCTGGGAGCCTCCTGGCAGCAGTATAACCAGGAAACCAACTATGTTGAAACCCAGAACTTTATCGACGACATTTTTCAGTGGCACAACCTCGGCTCGGGTTCGGTAAAAAGTTCATCGACCTCCTCGGATTACCAATGGGCCATGAACTCCTACTACGCCCGGTTGAGCTATAACCTCAATGAGAAGTACTTATTTACGGCCACTGGCCGCTACGATGGATCATCGAAATTCGGGGCCAATAATAAATATGCCTTTTTCCCATCTGCCGGAGCCGCCTGGCGCGTATCGGAAGAGGATTTCCTGAAAGGCAACAAAACCATTACCAATTTAAAAGTACGGGCAAGCTACGGCTTATCGGGTAATCAGGAAATTGGTCAGTACCGCTCCATTGCGCAGATTCAGCCGACCAACACCATATTAGGAGGCACCCAGCAATCGGCCCTGTTGCCTAGCTACCTGGGTAACCCCAATCTGAAATGGGAAAAATCGCAGCAATTCGACGCGGGGGTGGAACTGGGTATCGGCGAGGCCATCAACCTGACCGTTGATTATTACAACCGGGTTACCAAAGACCTGTTGTTGCAGGCGCCCATCCCGTGGTCGGCGGGTGAGCAGAATGCCAATGTCTACCAGAATATCGGCTCGGTCCGAAACTCGGGTATAGAAGTAAGCTTGAACAGTACGAACATCCGGAAAAACAACTTTACCTGGACGAGCAGTGTCGTTTTTGCGTCGAACAGGAACCGGATTTTAAAGCTCAATAATGGCAATGCAGATATTTTTCCCGGTCCTAATTTTCTAGGTCAGACAAACATTCTGCGGGTGGGCGAGCCCATTGGATCTCTGTGGGGCATGACCCGGCTGGGTACGTACGGTTCCAATGAGGCTGATGAAGCCGCCAAGCACAACCTCAAGCCCGGCGACCGGAAGTATATCTATAATGCCGATGGCAGCAACTACTACAGCATCATTGGCCGCACAACGCCCAAATGGACGGGCGTACTGAGCAACACCTTCAAGTACGGCAACTGGGATCTCACCGCCGATATCCGCTTTGTGCAGGGTATCAACACGGCGGCCACGTTCAAGCATTCTACCGAAGATCGGCAGACGCTGGCAAACAGCCTGGCCACCGTGCTGGATGCCTGGACACCTGACCACCAGAATACCATGATTTCGCAGGTGCGTAACTACAAATTTGCGCAGGATTCGCACTTCGATACGTGGTGGGTAGAAGATGGCTCGTTTATTCGTGGGCAAAACTTTGTACTGGGTTACAACTTTGCCAATTCTGCCTTACAGCGGTTGAAAGTGAATCGGCTGCGGGTCTATGCGAGTGTACAGAACCTGTTCATCATCACCAAGTACAGCGGTTACGATCCGGAGGTGGATACGTTCAATGCGGGGTACGGATCAAACAGCGCCTTTTCGCAAAACCTCGATTTCTTTTCCTATCCCCGGCCCCGCGTCTGGAATCTGGGCGTAAACCTCACTTTTTAA
- a CDS encoding sterol desaturase family protein — MTDIVQLLVDEFTGFFGIRHWMEMFRSGDYQSLLTWKGLQSALSPLIPILLLIELVRGGLYRTFKVENYKMPFLIYIVNRFISRYLSIGAVAYCIGLFEGHGLLKADLTWYWFIYGYIVWELAHFVYHYLGHKVRLFWCLHSTHHAPEDMNLSVTYAHFFLEAPYADIIRTTICLLLGVTPPLLFLIMFIDGTWGAFIHVGENLLKDGRLGFLNKILLTPSHHRVHHAKNPLYMDTNFCNLLPIWDKAFGTLQQEEKELKIEYGISRQIRRGHFGDAYFGEFYALFIDIKRAPGLVNKFLYIIMPPGWSHTGDHKTAKVVRHTYLQQATGEPAAPVS, encoded by the coding sequence ATGACAGATATCGTGCAACTTCTCGTCGACGAGTTTACCGGTTTTTTTGGTATTCGCCATTGGATGGAGATGTTCCGTTCGGGCGATTACCAGTCGTTGCTTACCTGGAAGGGCCTCCAGTCGGCTCTTTCTCCACTGATTCCGATCCTGTTACTGATCGAACTGGTTCGGGGAGGTTTGTACCGCACCTTTAAGGTGGAAAATTATAAGATGCCCTTTTTGATCTACATTGTCAACCGCTTTATTTCCCGGTATCTCTCCATTGGCGCAGTGGCTTATTGCATCGGCTTATTTGAAGGCCACGGTTTGTTGAAGGCTGACCTTACCTGGTACTGGTTCATCTACGGGTATATCGTTTGGGAACTCGCTCACTTTGTCTACCATTATCTGGGCCATAAAGTGCGGCTATTTTGGTGCCTGCACTCTACTCATCATGCACCGGAAGACATGAACCTTTCGGTTACGTATGCTCACTTTTTTCTGGAGGCTCCTTACGCTGATATCATCCGGACTACCATTTGTCTGTTACTCGGGGTGACACCCCCACTTTTGTTTCTCATCATGTTCATTGATGGGACCTGGGGTGCTTTTATCCACGTAGGCGAGAACCTCCTGAAAGACGGTCGGTTGGGTTTTCTCAATAAAATCTTGCTTACTCCCTCACACCACCGCGTGCACCATGCCAAGAATCCGCTTTACATGGACACTAACTTTTGTAATTTATTGCCTATCTGGGACAAAGCTTTTGGAACATTACAACAGGAAGAAAAGGAGTTAAAAATTGAATATGGCATATCCCGTCAGATCAGGCGGGGTCATTTTGGAGATGCTTATTTCGGGGAGTTCTATGCGCTGTTCATCGATATAAAGCGGGCTCCTGGCCTGGTAAATAAGTTCTTATACATCATTATGCCACCTGGTTGGAGCCATACCGGCGATCACAAAACGGCGAAAGTGGTTCGACACACGTATCTTCAGCAAGCTACCGGCGAGCCTGCGGCTCCTGTCAGCTGA
- a CDS encoding RagB/SusD family nutrient uptake outer membrane protein, whose product MKIVRYSLVVLALLTMGGCKEFLQENPTGFISPSSNVSSVKVARAYANAGYASLQGFLSGQPASYGGNTWNLLEFVTGKVNSDLGQTGFATFQKLAYNNSSFYFDTWWQQMYLGIGNCNLAIQSIPSINASGLTDEQKTNMLAEVHTLRALYYFQLVRMYGAVPSVTSTPTDLNLNVPRTPAKDIYDKIIIPDLLLAEKSTLPWQDNTGKVSMGAVESLLADVYLTYAGAAINGGAQFYAESAKRSLNVIQNGGYTLFPEYTDMINPANKNLGEFILQVQYAASVPSINPLTPLTIPNYSGISKYADEYGSVYPTDQFMKSFPAGDKRAQDRQFVYRSYPSLKTGETVTFRNTYIYKWFDVNAVTNTAKSDLNYTLYRLADVYLMYAEASNRAEGSPNAKAVDYVNKIRARAKLAPIGALSQTAFEQEVWLQRYFELCFENKMWFDMIRTRKVHNDVTGNWDDFVGHRTVFDATFTEKNLLFPVPLQELNVNPNLLPNNTGY is encoded by the coding sequence ATGAAAATAGTCAGATATAGTTTAGTCGTCCTTGCCCTGCTGACAATGGGGGGCTGCAAAGAGTTCTTACAGGAAAATCCAACCGGGTTTATTTCACCCTCTTCCAATGTTTCGAGCGTAAAAGTTGCCCGTGCCTACGCCAATGCGGGCTATGCTAGCCTGCAGGGTTTTCTGTCTGGCCAGCCCGCGTCCTATGGTGGTAATACCTGGAACCTGCTGGAGTTTGTGACCGGCAAAGTCAATAGCGATTTAGGGCAGACCGGGTTTGCTACGTTTCAGAAGCTGGCCTACAACAACTCGTCCTTTTATTTTGATACCTGGTGGCAGCAAATGTACCTAGGGATCGGGAACTGTAATCTGGCCATTCAGAGCATTCCCTCGATCAATGCCAGTGGACTAACGGACGAGCAGAAAACGAATATGCTGGCAGAGGTGCATACCCTCAGAGCCCTGTATTATTTTCAGTTGGTGCGCATGTACGGGGCGGTACCGAGTGTAACCAGCACACCTACCGATTTGAATCTGAATGTTCCCCGCACACCGGCGAAGGACATCTATGATAAGATCATTATTCCCGATTTGCTTCTGGCCGAAAAATCGACGCTACCCTGGCAGGATAATACGGGGAAGGTGTCGATGGGCGCTGTCGAATCGCTGTTAGCTGATGTATATCTGACCTATGCGGGTGCGGCTATCAACGGTGGCGCGCAGTTTTACGCCGAATCGGCAAAACGATCGCTGAATGTGATTCAAAACGGTGGCTATACCTTATTCCCAGAATACACAGATATGATAAACCCGGCCAATAAGAACCTGGGCGAATTTATTCTGCAGGTACAGTATGCCGCCAGCGTTCCATCCATTAACCCGCTGACGCCCCTCACGATTCCCAACTATTCGGGCATCTCGAAATATGCTGATGAATACGGGTCTGTGTACCCGACGGATCAGTTTATGAAGTCGTTCCCGGCGGGCGACAAGCGGGCGCAGGACCGGCAGTTTGTATACCGGTCCTATCCCAGTCTGAAAACGGGCGAGACCGTAACGTTCAGAAACACGTACATTTATAAGTGGTTCGATGTGAACGCGGTAACGAATACGGCCAAGTCCGACCTCAATTATACACTGTACCGGCTGGCCGATGTGTATCTGATGTATGCCGAAGCATCTAACCGGGCCGAGGGCTCACCTAATGCGAAAGCAGTTGATTACGTCAATAAAATTCGTGCCCGCGCCAAACTGGCGCCAATCGGTGCATTGAGCCAAACCGCTTTTGAACAGGAGGTGTGGTTGCAGCGCTATTTTGAGTTGTGCTTCGAAAACAAGATGTGGTTCGACATGATTCGTACCCGTAAAGTACACAATGACGTGACGGGTAACTGGGACGATTTTGTGGGGCACAGAACGGTGTTCGACGCTACATTTACCGAAAAGAATCTGCTCTTTCCTGTGCCTCTTCAGGAGTTGAACGTAAACCCGAACCTGTTGCCTAATAATACCGGTTATTAG